From the genome of Pseudomonas sp. TMP9, one region includes:
- a CDS encoding alkene reductase gives MKDSVLFHTTELGPYRLKSRIVLPPLTRSRSSQPGNIANNLMATYYQQRAGAGFMVTEGTQIEPRGQGYAWTPGIHSPEQIEGWRTMTDAVHAQGGVIFAQLWHVGRVSHTSLQPDGGAPVAPSAIAADNVSVFIETGPGAGALAAPSAPRALSTAEVKDIVQLYAQAARNALAAGFDGVEIHCANGYLVNQFISAHSNHREDEYGGSLQNRLRFLREVTTAVAEVVGKERLGVRFAPLFASTDEDRVYLGLVEENPHETYLEAVKVLQEIGIAYLSIAEADWDSALELPDSFRSAVRSAFSGKIIYAGKYTAERGIRVIEAGWGDLVAFGRPFIANPDLPARIANNWPLNLADPSSMYGGTAKGYTDYPTYE, from the coding sequence ATGAAAGATTCTGTTCTGTTTCACACCACTGAGCTGGGCCCCTACCGCCTTAAAAGCCGTATCGTGTTGCCGCCGCTGACCCGCTCGCGCAGTTCGCAGCCTGGCAATATCGCCAATAACTTGATGGCCACCTACTACCAACAACGTGCCGGTGCCGGCTTTATGGTCACCGAGGGCACGCAGATCGAGCCGCGTGGCCAAGGCTATGCATGGACACCGGGCATCCACAGCCCTGAGCAAATCGAAGGTTGGCGCACTATGACCGACGCTGTGCATGCACAAGGCGGGGTGATTTTCGCTCAGCTGTGGCACGTAGGCCGGGTTTCTCACACCTCATTGCAACCGGACGGCGGTGCGCCGGTAGCGCCGTCTGCAATTGCCGCCGACAACGTCAGCGTGTTTATCGAAACCGGCCCAGGCGCGGGTGCCTTGGCTGCACCTTCAGCGCCGCGCGCGCTGAGCACCGCGGAGGTCAAAGACATTGTGCAACTGTATGCCCAAGCGGCGCGCAATGCGCTTGCGGCGGGCTTCGACGGGGTTGAAATTCACTGCGCTAATGGTTATTTGGTGAACCAGTTTATTTCAGCCCACAGCAACCACCGTGAGGATGAATACGGCGGCTCCCTGCAAAACCGTCTGCGTTTTCTGCGCGAAGTGACTACGGCGGTGGCCGAGGTGGTGGGTAAAGAGCGCCTGGGTGTACGTTTTGCACCGCTGTTTGCCAGCACCGACGAAGACCGCGTTTATCTCGGTCTGGTGGAAGAAAACCCGCACGAAACCTACCTCGAGGCCGTCAAGGTGCTGCAAGAAATCGGCATTGCCTACCTCTCGATTGCAGAAGCCGACTGGGACAGCGCACTGGAACTGCCGGACAGCTTTCGCAGCGCCGTACGGTCAGCCTTCAGCGGTAAAATTATTTACGCGGGCAAATACACCGCCGAGCGGGGGATTCGCGTGATTGAGGCCGGCTGGGGCGACTTGGTTGCATTCGGTCGGCCATTTATTGCCAACCCTGATTTGCCAGCACGGATTGCCAATAATTGGCCGCTGAACCTTGCCGACCCCAGCAGCATGTACGGCGGCACGGCCAAAGGTTACACCGACTACCCAACCTACGAATAA
- a CDS encoding helix-turn-helix transcriptional regulator, whose product MNIDVSEALKALDNPTRLAILNWLKDPRTHFPEQEIDPEDVGVCVSIIQKRVGLSQSTVSLYLSALQRAQLVTSQRIGPWTYYKRHEQNISAFIAALNARI is encoded by the coding sequence ATGAACATAGACGTCAGCGAAGCACTTAAGGCCCTGGACAACCCCACCCGCTTGGCGATCTTGAATTGGTTGAAAGACCCGCGAACGCATTTCCCCGAGCAAGAGATCGACCCTGAAGATGTTGGTGTGTGTGTCAGCATCATTCAGAAGCGCGTAGGTTTGTCGCAGTCCACCGTTTCGCTGTACTTGTCGGCGCTGCAGCGCGCGCAGTTGGTGACGTCCCAGCGCATTGGCCCGTGGACGTACTACAAACGCCATGAACAAAATATCTCAGCGTTTATTGCGGCCCTTAACGCACGTATTTAA
- the mnmH gene encoding tRNA 2-selenouridine(34) synthase MnmH, whose translation MRGNSSDYRDIFLNDRPMMDARAPVEFAKGAFPGVLNLPLMNDVERQKVGTCYKQNGQDAAIAQGQQLVSGAVKDARVAAWRAFAQANPEGYLYCFRGGLRSQITQQWLKEAGIDYPRVLGGYKAMRSFLLETTQQAVTECAFVIVGGMTGTGKTEVISQLSNSLDLEGHANHRGSSFGKRATVQPGQIDFENRLAIDILKQRAAGTQQFVLEDESRLVGICSLPLELYKGMQDYPLVWLEDSFEGRVERILSDYVTHLCAEFISVHGAENGVLLFAERLLQSLGNIQKRLGGERYQRLLASMQAALAEQQRSGQVDLHRGWIEGLLREYYDPMYDFQRENKRPRIEFAGEQAAVVAYLKERQAKR comes from the coding sequence ATGCGCGGCAACAGCAGTGATTACCGCGATATTTTTCTTAATGATCGGCCGATGATGGATGCCCGCGCCCCGGTAGAGTTTGCCAAAGGCGCCTTCCCGGGCGTACTCAACCTGCCGTTAATGAACGACGTAGAGCGGCAAAAAGTCGGCACCTGCTACAAACAAAACGGCCAAGATGCCGCCATCGCGCAGGGTCAGCAGCTGGTCAGTGGCGCGGTTAAAGATGCGCGCGTCGCGGCGTGGCGGGCTTTCGCTCAGGCCAACCCCGAGGGTTATCTGTACTGCTTTCGCGGCGGCTTACGCTCGCAGATCACCCAGCAGTGGCTCAAGGAGGCGGGTATCGACTACCCACGGGTGCTGGGTGGGTATAAGGCAATGCGCAGCTTTTTGCTGGAAACCACCCAGCAAGCTGTTACTGAGTGCGCGTTTGTTATCGTCGGCGGCATGACCGGCACGGGTAAAACTGAAGTGATCAGCCAGTTGAGCAACAGCCTTGATCTGGAAGGCCACGCCAACCACCGTGGCTCCAGCTTTGGCAAACGGGCCACCGTTCAGCCCGGGCAAATCGATTTTGAGAACCGCCTGGCCATCGACATCCTGAAGCAGCGCGCGGCCGGCACTCAGCAGTTTGTGCTGGAAGATGAAAGCCGTTTGGTTGGCATCTGCTCACTGCCGCTGGAGCTGTATAAGGGCATGCAGGATTACCCGCTGGTGTGGCTGGAAGACAGCTTCGAGGGGCGCGTTGAGCGCATCCTCAGTGATTATGTGACCCACCTGTGCGCCGAATTTATCAGCGTGCACGGCGCCGAGAATGGCGTACTTTTATTTGCTGAACGCTTGCTGCAAAGCTTGGGCAATATCCAAAAGCGCTTAGGTGGTGAGCGTTACCAGCGCTTGTTAGCGAGCATGCAGGCGGCGTTAGCTGAGCAGCAGCGCAGCGGTCAAGTTGACCTGCACCGTGGCTGGATCGAAGGGTTGCTGCGTGAATATTACGACCCGATGTACGACTTTCAGCGTGAAAACAAACGCCCACGCATCGAGTTTGCCGGTGAGCAGGCGGCGGTGGTTGCCTACCTAAAAGAGCGACAAGCCAAGCGCTAA